The genomic region GCGATCGGGCGCGACGCTCGTCGGCAGCGCCTCGTGCACCGCACGGGTCAGGTCGCGATCGATCACGCGCCGCGCGAGCTTCATGGCGTTGGCGTAGTGCGCGTCGCGCCTGACGCTGTCGCGGCTGAGCGTGTGCTCGAGGCGGCCGTCCTGGATCGACACGCGCACGTGGTCCCCCAGCACCGCCTCGGTCGTCTCGTGCAGGAGCAGCCCACGATTGAAGAACGCGAGCTGGGGCGACCCATGCTCGATGACGCCGGCCACCACCGTCGTGCCCCCCTCCTCCACCCGCACCGAGATGCTGGCCTCGACCGAGAGCGGCGTGTCGACGCGCGCCTCGCGGAGCGGCTCCCCTTCTCCCACCAGGTGCGCCACGAAGTGGATGGGGAGCTCCGCGTGGCGACACCACTTCCGGAGCGCGCGGAGGCTGCCGTCGACGAACCGATCGACCTCGTCCCGCGCCAGAGGCACGTGCAGCGTCACGGTGGTCCCGCTCGACCCGCCCCCGGGCGCCTGGAACAGCTCGTAGCTCTGGTCGCTCCGCAGCTCGAGCGTCCACAGGTCCGTGTCCCCGGTGGTCGTGCGCACGACGACCTTCTCGGGCACCAGCGCGAGCACCGACACGAAGCCGATGCCGAACTTCCCGATCTTGCCCTCCTGCCCCTCCTTGCCCGAGCGGAAGAGCACGGTCAGCTGGTTCTCGAGCACCTGGCGGCTCATGCCGCAGCCGTCGTCGCGGACCGAGACGACCATCGTGCCGGCCCCGGGCTCGGCGCTCGCCTCCCAGCTCGCGCCGATCGAGACGCGCGTCGCGCCCGCGTCGATGGCGTTCTGGACGAGCTCCCGATAGAAGGCCAGCGGATCGGCGAACTGCTGGATCAGCGCGTCGACGAGGCCGTCGTCCCCCCCGGCGACGCTCGGCGCGGTAGCCCGTCCGCTGCGATAGGGCGACGCCACGGCGGCGACGATACCACCGGGCCCGCGCGCGGAGTCGGTCGTTCAGCCGGGGTCGAAGTAGGCGTCTGCGTCCACGTAGGGCACGCCGAGGCGGCTCGCGATCCCTCGGTCCGCGGCCGAGGTGCCCACCCAGAGGCAGCGCGCCGGGTCGAGCGCGTGCTCGAGGATCAACGCCACCCCGAGGCCGGGCAGGGGCTTGCGGCACCAGCAGATCGGCGGCCCGGCGGCGTGGCGACAGAAGCGCGCGTCCAGGTCTCGCCCGAGCCCCGCCTCGAGGCGCGCGACGCGCCGCGCGACCGCCTCCGGGCTCGCCTTCGGGGCCCAGCCCGTGGCGCAGAGCGTCCGGGGCTCCTCTCGCAGCCGCGCCGCGCGCTCCGGCGCGAGCGTCACCGCCTCGCCCTCGAACGAGGCGAAGCTCTCGACGCTGACGATCACCGCCTCGCCGTCGCCACCCCACGGCGCGCGCTCGAACGCGCGCCGCTCCAGCGCCGAGAAGCCCTCGTCCTCGGTGGGTGGCTCGAACGCGGCGCGATAGCGGAGCTGCACGCGGGGGTCGAAGAGGTTCGGATCGTCCTTGCCGGCCCGCTTCATCTCGTCCGGCTCGAGGAGCCGGCCCGTCCGCTCGATCATGCGCACGCACGCGTTGACCTGCGCGTCCTCGAGCGCCGTGTCGACGAGCACGCAGCGCACGGGCAGATCGTGCTTCCAGGCGATCTCGAGGACCTGGTCGCGCAGCGCGCGGGTCGCGTAGGTGTTGTCGAGCACGACGCGGCGGGGGCCCGTGTTCGTGAGCGTGCTCAGGAGCGCGCCCAGCCGACCGTGCAGCGCCTTCAGCGTCCCCCCGGTCGCGTCGCGGTTGAGCCGCGCGTAGCCCGCCTCGACCAGCGCTCGGGCGTGCGTGCTCTTGCCGGCGCCCGGGATCCCCATCAGCAAGACGACTTCATCCTGTCCGCCGTCCCTCGGCGGAGTGGGCGGGCACCTGAGCCGCGCGCCGAGCGGAAACCGGGCGTCGAGCGCCTCGCGCGCCCCGTCGTCGAGGGAGAGCGGCGCCAGCGCGTCCCGCGCGGTCTCGGGCCGCGTGCAGCCGGGCAGCGGCGTGGCGCCGAGGTCGCGGAGCCACGCGAGCGTCATCGCCCACGGCGAGACGCCGCGCGCCTCGGCCAGCGCTCCGAGCGCGCGGTCCCGGCCGATCTTCGCCGCCCTCTTCGGCCCGCCGAGGGGCGAGTGCGCGAGCAGCGCGATGCCCTCGTCGAGGCAGTAGCGCGGCACGCCTCCGCGGAGGCCGCTCTCCTCGAAGGGCGACAGCCCGATCTGCACCGCGTCGACGTCCATGTGCGCGCGCGCCTCCCGGAGCTGCGCGACGCCCACGTTGCAGAGACCCAGCCGCGCCACGAGGCCATCGGCCTTCAGCTTCGCGAGCGCGCGGCACGTCGTCTTCCAGCTGACGCGCGGGTCGGGGGCGTGCAGCAGGTAGAGATCGATCGTCTCGACCCCGAGCGCCTCGAGCGAGCCTTCGCACGCCTGACGGATCGCCTTGGCCCTTCCGTCCGGCACCCACCGTCCACCCGGGCGTGTCAGGCCGCCCTTCGTCGCGACGCGCGGTCGCGGCCCGCTCCACGCGTCGAGGGCCCGCACCAGCCACCGCTCGTTGATCCCGAACACGCCGTCGTCGGGCCCGTAGACGTTGGCCGTGTCGAGCAAGGTCACCCCCGCCTCGAGCGCCGCGCCGACCACCTCGTGCGCCGCCGCTTCGGTCTCGAAGCGCATGCAGCCGAGGGCGCGCTCGACGCGTCCGAGCGGGGCTCCGGGCGTCATCGCTCAGATGGGGGTGCGGCCGCGGGCGATGGCGCGCTCGAGGGCGCGGCGGTCGAAGCCGGTGATGATCTCGCCGCGGAAGTCGATGACCGGGATCCCGTTCGTCTGCACGCCCGCCGCGCGCGCCGCCTCGAGCATCGCCTGCCGCGCGCCGGGGTCTCGCTCGATGTCTCGCTCCACGAACGGCACGTTGCGCTCGCGCAGGAACGCCTCGGTGGAGCGACAGGCCGAGCACCACGAGGCGCCGTAGACGATGACGTCGGCGTCTCCCTCGGCGGCCTCGCCCTCCGACGGCTCCGGGGTGGTGGCCGCCGCGAGGTGCGCCTCGAGCTCGTCCCGCGGCATGGCGCGCACGGCGTAGCGGCCGTCCTCGCCCGCCTCGCGGAGATCCGCCACCCACACCTGTGACGGGTCGAGGCGCTCCTCCGGGGCGAGATCGAGGTCGTCGACCCGCACCAGCTCGCGCCGCGCCTCCGGGATCTCGTCGCGGCTCGCGGCGGTGTGCTGCCCCTCCTCGTCGAACCACACGAGCAGCAGCCCGCTCGCGTCACCGCGCACCTCGAAGGGGGCCTGCGTCGCCCCCTCGACGGCGGCTCCGCTCGCCTCGTTGCAGCCGAGCAGGAGGACGAAGGCCAGTGCCACGCGAGTCATGCCGCGCATCTTATCGAAGCAGCGCGCGCTCGCCAGTGACCAGCGCCACGACTACTCGGCGCTGTTGCGACGGCGGCGGTAGCGGGTCTCGAGGCCGCGGGTCAGCCGATGGCACCGCGTGAACAGATCGCGAGAGCGCTCGATCGCGTCGTTGGACTGGCGGATGTCGCGCTCGATCCGCTGACGCTCCGTGATGGGCATCGCCTCCTCGTCGGCGCCCGCGCGCACGAGCGCTTCGCGCGCGCTCCGGTGCAGCGACTCCGCCTCGAGGATGGTCCGGTGGGCCTCGACACACGCGTCGCGCGCGCGCTGCACCTCCTCCGACGTGAGCGGCAGCGAGGCGAGGGACGCGACCAGCCGCTCGCGCTCCTGGATCGGCGCGTCGAGGTCGAGCTGCTGCACGCGGTCGAGGAAGAGCACGGCGTCGTTCCGCGCGTCGTTGCCGCAGGCAGAGGAGGCGAGCCCGCACAGGGCGAAGAAGAGGATGTGGAGCCGGGACGTCACGCCGCGGGAGGCTACGCTATGCGGCGCGGATGTCGAGCGCGGGGCCGAGGCGGTGCAGCGCCTCGAAGAGCTCGCGATCGAGCCGCTCGAGCGCCGCCTCCTCCACCTCGAGGTACTGCCGCGTGGCGCGGCCGGCCGCGTCGCGGCTGTCGAGATCGATCAGCACGGCCTCGTCCAGGAGGCGCATCAGCTGCGGAGCGCCGACGCGCTCGAGCGCCACGCGAAGCGGGGCCAGCTCAGCGATGGCGATGCGGGCGAGGAAGCCCTCGTGCCCCACCTCGTTGACGAGGCGGAAGTACTCTCGAGCGCGGTCGACGTCGGTCATGGCTCCAGCATGACGCTCCCGCTGCGTCACCCGAGATCCAGGTCTGCGACGAGGGCGAGTCAGAGCTCGTCGAGATCGACCGGATCGCGCTCGCGCACCGCGAGCACGTCGGCGCGGGCCATCTGCACGACACGCTCCGCCACGCTCCCCATGATCCAGCGCTGCCAGCCGCGGCGCCCGTGCGTGGCGAGCACGATGA from Sandaracinaceae bacterium harbors:
- a CDS encoding aldo/keto reductase; this translates as MTPGAPLGRVERALGCMRFETEAAAHEVVGAALEAGVTLLDTANVYGPDDGVFGINERWLVRALDAWSGPRPRVATKGGLTRPGGRWVPDGRAKAIRQACEGSLEALGVETIDLYLLHAPDPRVSWKTTCRALAKLKADGLVARLGLCNVGVAQLREARAHMDVDAVQIGLSPFEESGLRGGVPRYCLDEGIALLAHSPLGGPKRAAKIGRDRALGALAEARGVSPWAMTLAWLRDLGATPLPGCTRPETARDALAPLSLDDGAREALDARFPLGARLRCPPTPPRDGGQDEVVLLMGIPGAGKSTHARALVEAGYARLNRDATGGTLKALHGRLGALLSTLTNTGPRRVVLDNTYATRALRDQVLEIAWKHDLPVRCVLVDTALEDAQVNACVRMIERTGRLLEPDEMKRAGKDDPNLFDPRVQLRYRAAFEPPTEDEGFSALERRAFERAPWGGDGEAVIVSVESFASFEGEAVTLAPERAARLREEPRTLCATGWAPKASPEAVARRVARLEAGLGRDLDARFCRHAAGPPICWCRKPLPGLGVALILEHALDPARCLWVGTSAADRGIASRLGVPYVDADAYFDPG
- a CDS encoding ATP-binding protein encodes the protein MASPYRSGRATAPSVAGGDDGLVDALIQQFADPLAFYRELVQNAIDAGATRVSIGASWEASAEPGAGTMVVSVRDDGCGMSRQVLENQLTVLFRSGKEGQEGKIGKFGIGFVSVLALVPEKVVVRTTTGDTDLWTLELRSDQSYELFQAPGGGSSGTTVTLHVPLARDEVDRFVDGSLRALRKWCRHAELPIHFVAHLVGEGEPLREARVDTPLSVEASISVRVEEGGTTVVAGVIEHGSPQLAFFNRGLLLHETTEAVLGDHVRVSIQDGRLEHTLSRDSVRRDAHYANAMKLARRVIDRDLTRAVHEALPTSVAPDRVLATALAAGLALDPERIELALMSGASESVQRLRRRDAVFAATAPSPLSEAASAAQVAILDLSVAADPARYLAAIAELLGAAPPSVEAALTLASPVIESGSDLALLDGVRELLGEVHRAPSEIRLVTLEGALSGARLVSGVDAPPRVLTREEATENIFALIRRPPLWLDVTDPLVYAARAAATSRPSLAAAVLARGILLDRGLLDDDRDDEWLEAAIERVGEGP
- a CDS encoding glutaredoxin family protein; the protein is MTRVALAFVLLLGCNEASGAAVEGATQAPFEVRGDASGLLLVWFDEEGQHTAASRDEIPEARRELVRVDDLDLAPEERLDPSQVWVADLREAGEDGRYAVRAMPRDELEAHLAAATTPEPSEGEAAEGDADVIVYGASWCSACRSTEAFLRERNVPFVERDIERDPGARQAMLEAARAAGVQTNGIPVIDFRGEIITGFDRRALERAIARGRTPI